One Paramisgurnus dabryanus chromosome 9, PD_genome_1.1, whole genome shotgun sequence genomic window, aaaaaagttttatttatgcTAATTATATTGGAGTGCATATACATTAAAGTGTGTTGTACCATGTACACACTTAATAccataaaaaaatcattcacGGCTTTAGTCTACACATCATATTATCATTTTGTTATAATCTGTTACTGTGTGTACCATAATACAGCAATACTTCCAGGTTGCATTTTCTTAGCAACAAGGGGAAGTGCAAGACTGACACCTAGAGGACAATATGATAATAAAAACTGTCCAAGACAAACCAAGCTTGAGACAACAAAGAAAAGACACAGTTGTCTCATAAATAAGCCTGTAGGCAATCTCCTGAGCTGTTGTTTATGgtacatatataaaatattcaTTATTTCATCAGTACGTTTCTCCTtgtgctttatttcttttaaaaagtTTGTCTTTAATAAAAATTACCTATAACATCCATCTGCAAAGGACATACTGACAAGAACATCCCTTAAACTagtttattaaagagaaaatgaAGGACGCAGAGTGACGTCCTTATTTCCACGAATGGCCACTTGGCACCGCCTGTttcttttaaagcaacaccccATACAAAATCCATCATACATTTTTGAGCCAACTGGGTGAGTGGgccagaaagagagaaagagatgttgATCACTCTGTTTATGtgtcttttgtttttctctAACTGTATCTCTTCAGCTTTGCTCACTGGCTCAGGTACCTGTCAGCTCCAGGGACGCTTCAAACTGAATGGGGTGTACCAAGATGGAGATCTGATACTTGGAGGCTTGTTCGAGGTTCACTTTTTCACAGTGTTCCCAGAGCTGAGCTTTAGATCTGAGCCAGAACCACCATACTGTGAGAAGTGAGTCTGTGGCCAAACTGGATGGAAAAAAAATAGacgtatacatttatttatttaagtataGTGTCAATAGAAATTTTTCTTAAGATTGTAAacttaaatatgtaaaaaaaaaaatgtgttttacttGTCACATGTCTGCTAAGTGCTGTTTATTAATGGAACTTAAACAACATATGTCTTTTTCTAGATTTGATTTGGAAAGTTTTCAGCAGGTACAGACTATGATTTTTGCTATAGATGAAATCAACAAGAATCCCAACCTGCTGCCAAACATCACTCTTGGTTATCATCTGTATGACAACTGTGTGATGTTGGAAATGGCGTTCCGTGCTGCCATAGCACTTGTTAGTGGGACACAGGAGTCTTTGTCTGATGTTGACTGCACCGGACCACCACCAGTGATTGGAATTGTGGGGGATCCAGGTTCTACTCCTTCTATTGCTATATCCAGTGTGTTGGGGCTGTTTCGTGTACCTATAGTAAGATGGgatgaaaaaagtaaaaaatacacacaaacatacacacaaagATATAATATTTACAtgcaatatatatatgaatatcaGTTTGCTTTTAACCAATCCTTTTAGTTCTCTGTGTGTAAAGATttgttaatatatataaaaacaatcaCAATATTTGTTGATCATCTTCTTCTATCTTTCAATCTCATTTGTTCCCTCATTAGGTTAGCCACTATGCCACCTGTTCCTGTTTGAGTGACAGGAAGAAATATCCCTCCTTCTTCAGAACTATCCCCAGTGATGCCTTTCAGGTTCGAGCTATGGTTCAGATCTTAAGACATTTTGGATGGACCTGGGTTGGTCTTCTCTATAGTGATGATGATTATGGCATCTACGCTGCTCAGTCTTTACACAAAGAAGTGCAGCTGTTTGGTGGCTGTATTGCTTTTTCTGAAATCCTGCCCCGTGATAACAACCGCAGAGATATTCAGCGCATAGTAAAAGTGATTCAGGCCTCTACAGCTAAAGTGGTGGTTGTTTTTTCTACTTCAACCTATCTGATGCCTTTGATGGATGAGGTGGCTTTGCAGAACATGACAGATGTACAGTGGATTGCAAGTGAAGCTTGGGCCACCTCTCCTGTATTTCACACTCCGCATTTTCTGCCGTTTCTGGGAGGCACCTTGGGTATCGCCATCCGACGTGGAGAGATCGAGGGACTTTATGAGTTCCTGCTACGCATCCACCCCAGTATTGATCCAAGAAATAATATGTTGAGGATCTTCTGGGAGAACATGTTTGATTGCAGTTTTGAAAAAGAGGGTATACATTTTGATAAAGagcaatttaaaaaagtgtgCACAGGTGAGGAAGATCTACGCAGCACAGACACAATATACACTGATGTTTCAGGGCTCAGGCCTGCCTATAATGTGTACAAAGCAGTTTATGCCCTGGCACATGCACTTCATGACCTGATGCAGTGTGAGGAGGGGAGAGGACCATTCAGTGACAACACCTGTGCTGACATAACAAACCTGCAGCCCTGGCAGGTAAGCAGATTCAAAATATGCATGTACAAAATATGTGGTTAAAATATGCATGTAACACTCATCCTGTCTGCAAAATGTACAGCTGGTCCAATACCTACAAAAGGTGAACTTCACCACAGGTTTTGGAGACCGTGTGTCATTTGATAAGAATGGAGATGCTCTGGCCATCTATGATGTGTTGAACTGGCAGCCGAGCACTGATGGGTCAATCATTGTCCGCACAGTCGGTGTGGTGGATGAAGGGGCGGCAACAGGGAAGGTGCTCACACTGGATGAAGATGCATTATACTGGAAATTTGGTGCACATAAAGTAAATAACATTATATTGTTGTAAATTTCCACATTCatactgtacacacacaaatattgcAAATCTATTTTCAGGCATGAAAATCCCTCACCTTTCGGCGAAATTCGCCGTTTTGAATTCAAAAAAGGTGACCCACGTGAATCATGCAGATtcgatgagaaaacatttttggGGTGGAGGGGGGGTATGCGCGCGTTGTTTGAAGACGCGCCCTTCGCCGTCATCCAAACATGTATCCCAGACATTAGATTTGTTTGagttcatgctgcgctgcaaaaaccgacaggcaggcaggtgacatcaaagtatcacgAGAGTAAAGCGAGAAGTCATAAGGAAGTCTGCGTTCGAACGGCTCTCGCGCTACTATGATGTCATCCGCATTTCTGTGTTCTTCGTCATACAAGCTTGTTGAAGATGCGTAGAGCGACTGCCTTCGGGACGTAAAGTCAACACAAAACGCTGTAAAACTATCATTGTGGAATTCTAATGCGTCAAtcaattaaaacaacacatctaCATAGACTGACACTGCAAAGTGACCTAAAAGATTTTTGTTGGAATGGATTGGAACGAATTATGGACGTACTCCTCGCTTGTAAGTCACATTGGTCTACTAGTCCACGGCTGTAAGtacttaaatgtaaatatggtgaaactgcaaaatattgcatgaaATGCTGTAATAAGAACATACTGTTACTAATACAGTTAATAAGAAAGTTTACCGTTTACAGTAACATTTAAGCGATTTTAGACTATTTGAGCGACAAAGATGCTAAAGTGAACCGTTTTCAGTGCGCATACGCGCACAAACTCAAAAATCACGCAAAGCAGACGCATATTTTTTGGGCTTGACAGGAGATATACGCACAAACTATATTGTAATACCACAGTCTCTGcaagtattctcataaaaacagtcGTTTATTATAAGTGAGATGTTGATCATGTGTCAGTGTATAGAGCTTCTCcgttgttaaagggacagttcgtCTCATAAGAAATGCATATGTTTGAGTcataatgttaatcaaactacaaaagacaaaaggaaaatcacttttatagctttaaaaagattaattatatttaatttatagtatGAAAACAGTGTTATGTTAATTTGATACTGTTTTTCTACCTAATCAATAATGTTagatcttactttatttgtaactttgttcttttctattttatatgcttgta contains:
- the LOC135773184 gene encoding extracellular calcium-sensing receptor-like, with product MLITLFMCLLFFSNCISSALLTGSGTCQLQGRFKLNGVYQDGDLILGGLFEVHFFTVFPELSFRSEPEPPYCEKFDLESFQQVQTMIFAIDEINKNPNLLPNITLGYHLYDNCVMLEMAFRAAIALVSGTQESLSDVDCTGPPPVIGIVGDPGSTPSIAISSVLGLFRVPIVSHYATCSCLSDRKKYPSFFRTIPSDAFQVRAMVQILRHFGWTWVGLLYSDDDYGIYAAQSLHKEVQLFGGCIAFSEILPRDNNRRDIQRIVKVIQASTAKVVVVFSTSTYLMPLMDEVALQNMTDVQWIASEAWATSPVFHTPHFLPFLGGTLGIAIRRGEIEGLYEFLLRIHPSIDPRNNMLRIFWENMFDCSFEKEGIHFDKEQFKKVCTGEEDLRSTDTIYTDVSGLRPAYNVYKAVYALAHALHDLMQCEEGRGPFSDNTCADITNLQPWQLVQYLQKVNFTTGFGDRVSFDKNGDALAIYDVLNWQPSTDGSIIVRTVGVVDEGAATGKVLTLDEDALYWKFGAHKPPRSVCSESCPTGTRRARRKGLPVCCFDCLPCADGEISNTTDANECTLCPDEFWSNAEKNRCIPKEVEFLSYEEPLGISLTTASLLGTCFCAVVMIIFAHHRNTPIVRANNSELSFLLLLSLKLCFLCVLLFIGRPQLWTCQLRHAVFGISFVLCVSSILVKTMVVIAVFKSSRPEGKGAMKWFGAAQQRCTVLGLTALQVVICAVWLTTASPTPYKNSLYIRSKIVYECAIGSVAGFTVLLGYIGFLAAVSFMLAFLARNLPDSFNEAKFITFSMLIFCAVWIAFVPAYVSSPGKYAVAVEIFAILASSFGLLVAIFAPKCYIILLHPERNTKKAIMGRGTEKK